Proteins found in one Syntrophorhabdus sp. genomic segment:
- a CDS encoding NUDIX hydrolase codes for MKKKVYCAHCGMVLGTDFLDGKHRQVCAGCDTVYYENPLPVASVILANAKREILLVRRAKEPFKGMWCCPIGFAETGESIEDAALRELKEEAGVEGRIVQLLDVGSHVNPLYGELVIVTFEVEKTGGHEKAGDDASEARYFPVMNLPKLAFDSQEKALAKFVELKKDLWSMHDSFETFVESTVKDRIGYPVILLSDELANAVQENSGKIVSLWLDDITTNPSTRSYRRLDRQALHARAMVIMGQFGAWLRKEKSESEFTSFYRSLGSERKEGGVPLEEAISSLSLLKKHVWMFTYSFGVWEKAVDIYRMFELGERLVYFFDRAAYHTAVGYARTGGASFA; via the coding sequence ATGAAAAAGAAGGTCTATTGCGCCCATTGCGGCATGGTTCTCGGCACCGACTTCCTTGACGGCAAGCACAGGCAGGTGTGTGCCGGATGCGACACCGTGTATTACGAGAACCCGCTGCCCGTAGCGTCGGTGATCCTTGCGAACGCGAAGCGTGAGATACTGCTCGTGCGCCGGGCGAAGGAGCCCTTCAAAGGCATGTGGTGCTGCCCCATCGGTTTCGCGGAAACGGGGGAAAGCATAGAGGACGCCGCCCTTCGCGAGTTGAAGGAGGAGGCCGGGGTCGAGGGCAGGATCGTGCAGCTCCTCGACGTTGGTTCCCACGTGAACCCGCTCTACGGCGAGCTCGTCATCGTGACCTTCGAGGTCGAAAAGACAGGCGGACACGAAAAGGCCGGGGATGACGCCTCGGAGGCGAGGTATTTCCCCGTCATGAACCTCCCGAAGCTTGCCTTTGACTCCCAGGAGAAGGCGCTGGCGAAGTTCGTGGAGCTGAAGAAGGACCTCTGGAGCATGCACGACTCTTTTGAGACCTTCGTGGAGAGCACCGTCAAGGACAGGATCGGCTACCCCGTCATCCTTCTGTCCGACGAACTCGCGAATGCCGTGCAGGAGAACTCGGGGAAGATCGTCAGCTTGTGGCTCGACGATATCACGACCAACCCCTCGACACGCTCCTATCGGCGCCTTGACAGGCAGGCCCTGCACGCGAGGGCCATGGTCATCATGGGCCAGTTCGGCGCCTGGTTGAGAAAGGAGAAAAGCGAGAGCGAGTTCACCTCCTTCTACCGCAGCCTGGGCAGCGAGCGCAAGGAGGGAGGGGTGCCGCTGGAAGAGGCCATCAGCTCCTTGAGCCTGCTCAAGAAACACGTGTGGATGTTTACCTATTCCTTCGGTGTCTGGGAAAAGGCCGTCGACATCTACCGCATGTTCGAGCTGGGGGAACGCCTGGTCTACTTCTTCGACCGTGCCGCATACCACACGGCGGTGGGATACGCCCGGACCGGGGGTGCGTCCTTCGCTTGA
- a CDS encoding cytochrome c3 family protein yields MKKETRIALGLAMVAVFVLVLLTGAFAQKKAPESMMLKLEGAKFPPVPFSHPLHTEKAKIDCAECHHKDKNPKEPGGCMPCHDLKDAKNGAMPIKDAYHKNCIECHKQSSAKGVKAPTKCNDCHKKQ; encoded by the coding sequence ATGAAGAAAGAAACAAGGATCGCACTCGGACTGGCAATGGTCGCGGTCTTCGTCCTCGTGTTGCTCACAGGCGCTTTTGCCCAGAAGAAGGCGCCGGAATCGATGATGCTGAAGCTCGAGGGAGCGAAGTTCCCTCCCGTGCCCTTTTCCCATCCGCTGCACACGGAGAAGGCCAAGATAGACTGTGCCGAATGTCACCACAAGGACAAGAACCCGAAGGAGCCCGGGGGATGCATGCCCTGCCACGACCTCAAGGATGCGAAGAACGGCGCGATGCCGATCAAGGATGCGTACCACAAGAACTGTATAGAATGTCACAAACAGTCATCGGCGAAAGGAGTGAAGGCGCCGACGAAGTGTAATGACTGCCACAAAAAGCAATAG
- a CDS encoding C40 family peptidase, with amino-acid sequence MKMLAARCAVLMCISLMFLIPSCAPKKVRIYDMPEGARSDLVQIALAQQGKKYRSGAKGPDYFDCSGLVYFTYRQAGISVPLTAEAQGRYGAEISRGETQPGDLVLFRIKNDDHIGIMVNGSDFVHASKSRGVAIDSLESTYWRRYLIGFRKLM; translated from the coding sequence ATGAAGATGTTGGCCGCGCGGTGCGCCGTGCTCATGTGCATCTCCCTTATGTTCCTCATCCCCTCCTGCGCTCCGAAGAAGGTTCGGATATATGACATGCCGGAAGGGGCCCGAAGCGATCTCGTGCAGATCGCCCTGGCGCAACAGGGCAAGAAATACCGCAGCGGTGCGAAGGGACCGGACTACTTCGACTGCAGCGGGCTCGTCTATTTCACCTACAGGCAGGCGGGCATCTCTGTGCCGCTCACGGCCGAGGCACAGGGACGCTATGGCGCCGAGATATCCCGGGGGGAGACCCAACCCGGGGACCTCGTTCTCTTCAGGATCAAGAACGACGACCATATCGGGATTATGGTCAACGGCTCTGATTTCGTTCACGCCTCCAAATCGAGGGGGGTGGCCATCGACTCCTTGGAATCAACCTACTGGCGCAGGTACCTGATAGGGTTCAGAAAATTGATGTAG
- a CDS encoding cytochrome c biogenesis protein ResB: MTATKSNREKKAVPGSRAPRLLRHLASVRLGIVSLTLIAATSILGTVIKQGGTEEEYLSLYSERAYHFIKLFGFDDTYHSPWFYFLLALFTVNLVACTVQRIRSLTAEKGRTAKAPADVKGLVAAGSGFTATAGALDEVSRRLGASSYRKKELSETMALYEKGSLARYGVVVIHASILAVLLGGLIGLVGGDRGFIVLRVGETAQAAVKRERGRPPVPLGFTVRCKDFTISLYPGGQPKEYASDIEILDAAGKVVKEGRIRVNEPLSYNGVRLYQSSYGTSNRYAFRVDGREVVLAEQEVAKAGRTPFMVVRYAAEVHDFGPGVMVAYMDGEEPKTLWFLRDVERMRTRVIEGSRISLEGITGGYYTGLEVSRDPGVPVVLAGFALMLVGLYINFFTFHRRIYVVSDGAEIHVGGVAARNREGFLEELRRLSKDLA, from the coding sequence ATGACTGCCACAAAAAGCAATAGGGAAAAGAAGGCCGTACCAGGCTCACGGGCACCCCGTCTCCTGCGGCACCTTGCGTCGGTGCGCCTCGGCATCGTGTCGCTCACGCTCATCGCGGCGACATCCATCCTGGGAACCGTCATCAAGCAGGGGGGCACCGAGGAGGAGTACCTCTCCCTTTACAGCGAGAGGGCGTATCACTTCATAAAGCTCTTCGGGTTCGACGACACCTACCATTCGCCGTGGTTCTATTTTCTCCTCGCCCTTTTTACCGTCAACCTCGTTGCCTGCACTGTGCAGCGGATACGAAGCCTGACGGCGGAAAAGGGGCGAACGGCAAAGGCCCCGGCGGACGTGAAGGGCCTCGTGGCCGCAGGCTCCGGCTTCACCGCGACAGCAGGGGCCCTCGACGAGGTCTCCCGCCGGCTTGGCGCGTCCTCGTACAGGAAGAAAGAGCTGTCGGAAACGATGGCGCTCTATGAGAAAGGATCTCTCGCACGATACGGGGTCGTCGTCATTCACGCAAGCATCCTCGCCGTGCTTCTCGGCGGCCTCATCGGGCTTGTCGGCGGTGACAGGGGCTTTATCGTCCTGAGGGTGGGCGAGACGGCGCAGGCAGCCGTCAAACGCGAAAGGGGGCGGCCCCCGGTGCCGCTGGGCTTTACCGTGAGGTGCAAGGATTTCACCATCAGTCTTTACCCCGGGGGGCAGCCGAAAGAGTACGCGAGCGACATCGAGATCCTCGACGCCGCGGGAAAGGTCGTGAAGGAGGGCAGGATCAGGGTCAACGAGCCCCTGTCCTACAACGGGGTCAGGCTGTACCAGTCGAGTTACGGGACATCGAACAGGTACGCCTTCCGTGTGGACGGCAGGGAGGTCGTGCTTGCGGAGCAAGAGGTCGCGAAGGCAGGCAGGACCCCCTTCATGGTGGTGCGCTACGCCGCCGAGGTCCACGATTTCGGCCCCGGGGTGATGGTCGCCTACATGGACGGGGAAGAGCCGAAGACGCTCTGGTTCCTGCGGGATGTCGAAAGGATGAGGACGCGCGTGATCGAGGGCTCGCGGATCTCCCTCGAGGGGATAACCGGCGGATATTACACGGGTCTCGAGGTATCGCGCGACCCCGGCGTGCCTGTGGTGCTCGCGGGGTTCGCCCTCATGCTCGTCGGGCTCTACATAAACTTCTTCACCTTCCACCGGAGGATATACGTCGTGAGCGATGGTGCCGAGATACACGTTGGCGGTGTGGCCGCGAGGAACAGGGAGGGCTTTCTCGAAGAGCTCCGCAGGCTCTCAAAGGACCTCGCATGA
- a CDS encoding class I SAM-dependent methyltransferase, with translation MRKESGDHETPDWDDKYRKGFYDGADDAHDLLVEYHHLFTGPTADIAMGSGRDALFLASKGIQVTGLERSWEGLKIARQAAVARGLSIAMVQGDAAGMPFRKGSFRGVIVFYFLLREITRDIAGVLDRGGILMYETFLRAGGDVDHPRNPAFLLDEGELPALFPGFEPIHYHEGIREHKGRKRATAQLVARKT, from the coding sequence ATGAGGAAGGAAAGCGGGGACCACGAGACACCCGACTGGGACGACAAGTATCGAAAGGGTTTCTACGACGGTGCCGACGACGCCCACGATCTCCTTGTGGAGTACCACCATCTTTTCACCGGGCCCACGGCCGACATTGCCATGGGCAGCGGGAGAGACGCCCTCTTTCTCGCGTCGAAGGGCATTCAGGTGACGGGCCTTGAACGCTCGTGGGAGGGGTTGAAGATCGCCCGGCAGGCCGCGGTGGCACGGGGCCTCAGCATCGCGATGGTGCAGGGCGACGCGGCAGGCATGCCGTTCAGGAAAGGTTCTTTCCGAGGGGTCATCGTCTTCTACTTCCTGCTCCGGGAGATCACCAGGGACATCGCAGGGGTCCTCGACAGGGGTGGTATACTTATGTATGAGACATTCCTCAGGGCGGGCGGTGATGTGGACCATCCCAGGAACCCCGCCTTTCTTCTTGATGAGGGAGAACTTCCGGCCCTTTTCCCGGGGTTCGAGCCCATCCACTACCACGAAGGGATCAGGGAACACAAGGGGAGAAAGCGTGCGACAGCACAACTGGTGGCGAGGAAGACATGA
- a CDS encoding threonylcarbamoyl-AMP synthase, giving the protein MIVEWNPERPKKKVTDLIVRTMQEGGVIAYPTDTHYGIGCDLFNIRSIRKLYAMKRLDPKRALSIICRDMKDISTYAVLSDFSFDIVKWYLPGPFTFVLKARKIIPKLLMTDRKEVGVRIPAHPAPVAIAALCGRPVINTSARISGDEVMTDPRVIEKTFGNNISLVVDGGVLVSEPSTVVRLADEAVELLREGKGALEDRISR; this is encoded by the coding sequence ATGATCGTTGAGTGGAACCCGGAGCGGCCGAAGAAGAAGGTGACGGACCTCATCGTGAGGACGATGCAGGAAGGCGGTGTCATCGCATACCCCACGGACACGCACTACGGGATCGGGTGCGACCTTTTCAACATAAGGTCCATTCGGAAACTCTACGCGATGAAGCGCCTTGACCCCAAGAGAGCGCTCAGCATCATCTGCAGGGACATGAAGGACATAAGCACCTATGCCGTCCTGAGCGATTTCTCCTTTGACATTGTAAAATGGTACCTGCCGGGACCCTTCACCTTTGTCCTCAAGGCGAGGAAGATCATCCCCAAGCTTCTCATGACGGACAGAAAAGAGGTCGGGGTGAGGATACCGGCCCACCCGGCGCCGGTGGCCATAGCGGCGCTCTGCGGCCGGCCCGTCATCAATACGAGCGCCCGGATCTCCGGGGACGAGGTCATGACGGACCCGCGGGTCATCGAAAAGACCTTTGGGAACAACATCTCCCTCGTGGTCGACGGTGGGGTCCTGGTAAGCGAACCATCGACGGTGGTAAGGCTCGCCGACGAGGCCGTGGAGCTGCTGAGGGAAGGGAAGGGCGCCCTTGAGGACCGCATCTCCCGGTAG
- the ccsA gene encoding cytochrome c biogenesis protein CcsA, giving the protein MITHDMILGISTILYLALFFLYILYFVTGKKAVLTIAWYCLLLTFALQTAGIGLRWVESYRLGMGHAPLSNYYESLIFFSWSISALVIVMRRRLFPVITFAAAIASLALMAYASLSPGVERGIQPLIPALQSNWLHVHVITCFLAYAAFLVSFTCGGLYFFGSRGIVPPGRTLEDINYRSIIIGFSMLTSGILTGAVWAHYAWGSYWSWDPKETWSLITWIVYALILHLRFTGGWRGRRTAILSIIGFASVIITYFGVNFFLAGLHSYAT; this is encoded by the coding sequence ATGATAACGCACGACATGATCCTCGGGATCTCGACGATCCTCTACCTCGCCCTCTTCTTCCTGTACATCCTCTATTTCGTTACGGGAAAGAAGGCCGTCCTGACGATCGCCTGGTATTGTCTCCTCCTCACCTTTGCCCTTCAAACGGCGGGTATCGGCCTGCGCTGGGTCGAGTCGTACCGACTGGGGATGGGGCACGCGCCGCTCTCAAACTATTACGAGTCCCTCATATTCTTTTCCTGGTCCATAAGCGCTCTCGTGATCGTCATGAGAAGGAGGCTGTTCCCGGTCATAACCTTCGCAGCCGCCATCGCGTCGCTCGCGCTCATGGCCTACGCCTCCCTCTCCCCCGGGGTCGAACGGGGCATTCAACCCCTCATCCCGGCCTTGCAGAGCAACTGGCTGCATGTGCACGTCATAACCTGCTTCCTGGCCTACGCCGCGTTCCTCGTGTCCTTCACGTGCGGGGGGCTTTATTTCTTTGGGTCCCGCGGGATCGTACCGCCGGGCCGAACCCTGGAGGACATCAATTACAGGAGCATTATTATTGGCTTTTCCATGCTCACATCTGGTATACTAACGGGAGCTGTATGGGCCCACTACGCGTGGGGGTCGTACTGGAGCTGGGACCCGAAGGAAACGTGGTCGCTCATAACCTGGATCGTCTACGCCCTGATCCTTCACCTTCGCTTTACGGGGGGCTGGAGGGGGAGGAGGACAGCGATCCTGTCGATCATCGGTTTTGCGAGCGTTATCATCACCTATTTCGGCGTCAATTTTTTTCTTGCTGGATTGCATAGTTACGCGACATGA
- a CDS encoding methyltransferase domain-containing protein codes for MAETDAWEGSAGIIGSYRDHDLHARVGTIIREHSRNRRDIRSVVRDAVPWPRVKSVLDVGCGYGWFEQVMPEGLDLIVGVDCLAENEAPFLAVAAARARDAAFRVVTLPAPTGLPSNHFDLVLSLYSLYFFPGAVGEMARVLKPGGLFLSLTHSVSMLEEGQHYFDFRNLRKVIERFSAENGEALLGRHFATVDRIDYPNALVFREGDEESLALYIDFKREFIEKDVDPRVVRDKMLSELSRKGELSFNKNDRIFLAGK; via the coding sequence ATGGCCGAGACGGACGCGTGGGAAGGGAGCGCCGGGATAATCGGGAGCTACAGGGACCACGACCTTCACGCGCGGGTCGGGACCATCATACGGGAGCATTCCCGCAACAGAAGGGATATCAGGAGCGTTGTCCGCGACGCGGTGCCCTGGCCCCGGGTGAAGAGCGTTCTCGATGTCGGCTGCGGGTACGGCTGGTTCGAGCAGGTGATGCCCGAGGGGCTCGACCTCATCGTCGGAGTGGACTGCCTTGCGGAGAATGAGGCCCCTTTCCTCGCGGTCGCGGCCGCCCGGGCCCGCGATGCCGCCTTCCGGGTGGTGACGCTGCCCGCGCCGACGGGACTGCCGTCCAACCACTTCGATCTCGTGCTGTCCCTCTATTCCCTGTATTTCTTCCCCGGTGCCGTCGGTGAGATGGCCCGGGTCCTCAAGCCCGGGGGGCTGTTCCTGTCCCTGACCCACAGCGTTTCCATGCTTGAAGAGGGGCAGCACTACTTCGATTTCAGGAACCTGAGAAAGGTCATAGAGCGGTTTTCCGCCGAGAACGGCGAGGCGCTCCTCGGGCGGCACTTTGCGACGGTGGACCGCATTGATTACCCGAACGCGCTCGTCTTTCGCGAGGGCGACGAAGAGTCCCTCGCCCTGTACATCGATTTCAAGAGGGAATTCATCGAAAAGGATGTGGACCCCCGCGTCGTCCGGGACAAGATGCTCTCCGAGCTCAGCCGGAAGGGCGAGCTCAGCTTCAACAAGAACGACAGGATATTCCTGGCAGGAAAATGA
- a CDS encoding HAD-IB family phosphatase produces the protein MATRIVFLDCDGTLTTVKSSWEYLHRRLNLWNGNADEYQTLFRQGVIDYREFCRRDALLWRGLSVGDLKSMIGEIPYQPGAKDLVASLKGAGIITVIVSTGLSFLVEKVRGELSIDLSFSNDLLYRDGRLSGEISINVDHDLKGPVVRRTLERLRLSPAEASAIGDGEGDSGMFEEVGLPIGFNTNGSPRRFPPRTVYIDELREAKPLLGVV, from the coding sequence ATGGCCACCAGGATAGTCTTCCTCGACTGCGATGGCACCCTCACCACCGTCAAGAGCAGCTGGGAGTATCTCCACCGGCGCCTCAACCTGTGGAACGGCAATGCCGATGAGTACCAGACCCTCTTCAGGCAGGGCGTGATCGACTACCGCGAGTTCTGCAGACGGGACGCGCTCCTGTGGAGGGGCCTTTCCGTGGGTGATCTCAAATCCATGATCGGTGAGATACCATACCAGCCCGGCGCGAAAGACCTCGTCGCGTCCCTCAAGGGGGCCGGGATCATCACTGTCATCGTTTCAACCGGCCTGTCCTTCCTAGTTGAAAAGGTGCGCGGCGAGCTTTCCATCGATCTGTCCTTTTCCAACGACCTCCTTTACCGGGACGGCCGCCTGTCGGGGGAAATATCCATAAACGTCGATCACGACCTGAAGGGCCCTGTTGTCCGGCGGACCCTTGAGCGGCTCCGTTTGTCCCCGGCGGAGGCTTCGGCCATCGGTGACGGGGAGGGGGACAGTGGCATGTTCGAGGAGGTTGGCCTGCCCATCGGTTTCAACACGAACGGTTCGCCGCGTCGTTTCCCGCCGCGGACGGTGTACATTGACGAACTCCGTGAAGCAAAACCCTTACTGGGGGTTGTCTGA